The Acidobacteriota bacterium genome contains a region encoding:
- a CDS encoding ribbon-helix-helix protein, CopG family, whose translation MSDQLMIRIDPKLKKDLDRLSRAEGKTTSGLVRELISDYVKDRDISAYIDGLWDRIGKKLKAAGATPSRIAKAVSETRKDRR comes from the coding sequence ATGTCCGATCAATTGATGATCCGCATCGATCCCAAACTCAAGAAAGATCTGGACCGTCTGTCCAGGGCCGAGGGCAAGACGACGAGCGGACTGGTCCGGGAACTCATCAGCGATTACGTCAAGGACCGCGACATCTCCGCGTACATCGACGGTCTCTGGGACAGGATCGGGAAGAAGCTCAAGGCCGCCGGAGCCACGCCCTCCCGCATCGCCAAGGCCGTCTCCGAAACACGAAAAGACCGCCGATGA